The proteins below are encoded in one region of Hordeum vulgare subsp. vulgare chromosome 3H, MorexV3_pseudomolecules_assembly, whole genome shotgun sequence:
- the LOC123442222 gene encoding receptor-like protein 7 — protein sequence MANATHLLSLFILIQLNCVALSSHGHGHGNATASFCRPDQAASLVQLKQSFIFDYSTTTLPSWQTGTDCCLWEGIGCDDGGGRVTVLDLGGCGLYSYSCHAALFNLTSLRYLDLSMNDFGGSRIPASGFQRLSKLTHLNLSYSGFYGQVPIAIGKLKSLISLDLSSRKNIAPDETMHTYGIVDGYNFLVLREPSLETLVANLTNLRELYLDMVDISSSGEEWCSGLGEAVPHLQVLSMADCQLQGPIHSSLSSLRSLTVINLENNGDVSGVVPEFLADFRNLSVLRLSFNDLSGWFPERIFQLKNIRFLDVSNNRLSGDLPEFSNGTSLETLNLYNNDFSGMIKPGSFSNLLSLKELALDGRSISMEPADLSFTKLDSLQNLRLSFLWFSGELGPFFSWISILKNLTSLQLSNCYSCKIMPPIITNLTNLTNLEFIGCRFSGKIPPSIGNLYKLTSLKIIGCSFFGTIPSSVGNLSKLRKLEISYSDLSGSIPTSIGHLNKLMVLVLAGCRFSGLVPSTIVKLTQLVYLDLSMNDLTDIPTSLFVSPTILRLDLSSNQLYGPIKEFHGLTNLVDLDLSSNNLTGLVQLHSLWKLRKLVSLGLSNNKLSVLDGEGSTSIVHLLPKLTRLRLVSCNMTAVPRFLMHVNNIQTLDLSSNKIQGAIPQWIWEKWDDSLAQLNLSNNIFTLMQLTSYVLSYSRLESLDLSSNRLQGQIPMPNMLTSLNPYRQQILDYSNNRFSSVIPNFTAYLHQTAYLKLSRNNITGYIPNSICDSRKLEVLDLSYNYFSGVIPSCLIEGSNLAILNLRENHFEGTLPYNISEHCNLQTIDLHGNKFQGTLPRSLSNCSDLEVLDIGNNQMVDTFPSWVSRLSNLRVLVLRSNQFYGSLDYPTRDKKLGEYFKKLQIIDIASNKFSGSLDTQWFESLSTMMAKSNDTGSILGHQMFYSSSYYHDTVAITYKGQYMTFEKILSALTAIDFSHNALYGGIPESIGRLVSLHILSMSHNALEGGIPPQIGEMHQLESLDLSWNELSGEIPQDLTHLTFLGTLNLSKNKLDGRIPQSSQFATFENTSYEGNAGLCGPPLSKACGNSSNPNDAPLNTSRDHVDIILFLFVGVGFGVGFTAGILMKWSKIGKLFQKF from the exons ATGGCTAATGCGACTCACTTACTTTCTCTATTCATACTGATACAACTGAACTGTGTAGCATTATCTTCTCATGGACATGGCCATGGTAATGCCACAGCTTCCTTCTGCCGTCCAGACCAGGCTGCATCACTTGTACAACTAAAGCAGTCATTCATCTTCGACTACTCCACCACCACACTACCATCATGGCAGACTGGCACCGATTGCTGCCTCTGGGAAGGCATCGgctgtgatgatggtggtggccgTGTCACTGTGCTTGACCTTGGTGGTTGTGGCCTCTACAGCTACAGCTGCCATGCCGCCCTCTTCAACCTCACCTCCTTGCGCTACCTCGACCTCAGCATGAATGATTTCGGTGGTTCTCGCATCCCTGCATCTGGCTTCCAGAGGCTATCCAAGCTCACTCACCTCAACCTTTCTTATTCCGGCTTCTATGGTCAGGTTCCCATTGCCATCGGCAAACTCAAGAGCCTCATATCGTTGGACCTTTCTTCACGGAAAAATATTGCTCCTGATGAAACCATGCATACATATGGTATTGTGGATGGCTATAACTTTTTGGTACTACGAGAACCCAGCTTGGAGACCCTAGTGGCAAATCTGACCAATCTGAGGGAGTTGTACCTTGACATGGTGGACATATCTAGTAGCGGAGAAGAGTGGTGCAGCGGTCTAGGTGAAGCTGTCCCCCATCTTCAAGTTCTTAGCATGGCAGACTGCCAACTACAGGGTCCAATCCACTCCTCCTTGTCAAGTCTCCGATCACTCACCGTGATCAACCTTGAAAATAATGGTGATGTTTCTGGAGTAGTTCCTGAATTCTTGGCAGACTTTCGAAATTTAAGTGTTCTTCGCCTCAGCTTCAATGATTTGAGCGGTTGGTTTCCTGAGAGAATATTTCAACTCAAGAATATAAGATTCCTTGATGTGTCCAACAACAGACTCTCAGGGGATTTACCAGAATTTTCAAATGGGACTTCTTTGGAGACTTTGAATCTATACAACAATGATTTTTCTGGTATGATCAAGCCGGGCTCTTTTAGCAACCTCCTGTCTCTCAAAGAACTAGCTCTTGATGGAAGGTCAATTTCAATGGAGCCTGCTGATTTATCGTTCACCAAACTCGACTCCTTGCAAAACTTGCGGCTCTCTTTTTTGTGGTTTTCAGGGGAGTTGGGGCCATTTTTCTCATGGATTAGTATCCTGAAGAATTTGACAAGCTTGCAACTCTCTAATTGTTATTCCTGCAAGATCATGCCCCCCATTATTACCAATCTCACCAACTTGACAAATTTGGAATTCATTGGTTGTCGCTTCTCGGGGAAAATACCACCATCAATTGGCAACCTCTACAAGTTGACTTCCTTGAAAATCATTGGTTGTTCCTTCTTTGGGACAATACCATCTTCAGTTGGCAACCTCAGTAAACTAAGAAAGCTGGAAATCTCTTATAGTGACTTATCTGGTTCAATACCAACATCTATTGGACATCTCAACAAATTGATGGTATTAGTATTGGCGGGCTGCAGGTTTTCTGGCTTAGTACCAAGTACAATTGTCAAGTTGACTCAACTGGTTTATCTGGATCTTTCTATGAATGACCTTACAG ATATTCCAACATCTCTATTCGTTTCTCCAACAATCTTAAGGTTGGATCTTTCATCAAACCAACTTTATGGACCAATAAAAGAGTTTCATGGACTCACAAATTTGGTCGACCTGGATCTTAGCTCAAATAACTTGACAGGTTTAGTACAATTGCATTCACTTTGGAAGCTAAGAAAGCTTGTTTCCTTGGGTCTCTCAAACAACAAGTTGTCTGTCTTGGATGGAGAAGGTAGTACATCAATAGTAcacttgctccctaagctcacgaGACTACGACTTGTGTCTTGCAACATGACGGCAGTTCCGAGATTCTTGATGCATGTTAACAATATCCAAACATTGGACCTTTCAAGCAACAAAATACAGGGTGCTATACCCCAATGGATATGGGAGAAGTGGGATGATAGTCTTGCACAACTAAATCTTTCCAACAACATATTCACACTTATGCAACTCACTTCATATGTTCTCTCGTACAGCCGTttagaatctcttgatctcagctCTAATAGGCTACAAGGCCAGATCCCGATGCCAAACATGTTGACATCACTTAACCCTTATCGGCAGCAAATATTGGATTACTCAAACAATAGATTCTCTTCTGTTATTCCAAATTTCACTGCTTATCTTCACCAAACTGCTTATCTCAAGTTGTCAAGAAATAATATAACTGGGTATATACCAAATTCTATTTGTGATTCAAGGAAACTTGAAGTCCTTGACCTATCATATAATTACTTCAGTGGGGTAATACCATCATGCCTGATAGAAGGTAGCAACTTGGCTATATTAAATTTGAGAGAGAATCACTTTGAAGGAACATTACCTTACAACATTAGTGAGCATTGCAATCTTCAAACAATAGATTTACATGGCAACAAGTTCCAAGGTACACTTCCCAGATCTCTTTCAAACTGCTCTGACTTGGAAGTTCTTGACATTGGAAACAACCAGATGGTTGATACTTTCCCATCTTGGGTCAGTAGGCTTTCCAATCTTCGTGTCCTTGTTTTAAGATCCAACCAGTTCTATGGTTCACTTGATTATCCTACGAGAGATAAGAAACTTGGGGAATACTTCAAAAAGTTACAAATCATTGATATAGCCTCAAATAAATTTTCTGGAAGTTTGGATACACAATGGTTTGAGAGTTTGTCAACAATGATGGCAAAGTCAAATGACACAGGAAGTATCTTAGGCCATCAAATGTTTTACAGTTCTTCCTACTACCATGATACTGTTGCAATTACATATAAAGGACAATATATGACATTTGAGAAAATCTTGTCTGCCTTAACTGCAATTGACTTCTCACATAATGCATTGTATGGTGGCATTCCTGAATCAATTGGAAGGCTGGTTTCACTACATATCCTTAGCATGTCACACAACGCATTAGAAGGGGGAATTCCGCCACAAATTGGTGAGATGCATCAGTTGGAATCACTGGACCTATCCTGGAACGAGCTTTCAGGGGAGATTCCACAAGATCTAACACATTTAACATTTCTTGGAACTCTGAACTTGTCCAAAAACAAGCTGGATGGAAGGATACCACAGTCAAGTCAGTTTGCAACTTTTGAGAACACTTCATATGAAGGGAATGCAGGGCTGTGTGGACCGCCGTTGTCCAAAGCATGTGGCAATTCTAGTAACCCAAATGACGCTCCATTGAACACATCCAGAGATCATGTTGATATTATTTTGTTTCTATTTGTTGGAGTGGGCTTTGGCGTTGGATTCACGGCAGGTATTCTGATGAAATGGAGTAAAATTGGCAAAttgtttcaaaaattctga